TTTAAAAGTTCTGCTCTAAAGGATATTGGATTTTTAACATATGAAGAAATAAATGTTCTTACATTATTCTTATGAATGTCTTTACAGTCTTCGAAACACACCTAATTCTACTTGCAGGTTAGTGTTACTCCCAGTATCTCTGAAAGCTTTGTTGTCATTTTCTCCTCGTGTAGTACCAAGACTAGCAAATCCCTGTCAAGTTCTGACATGATCAAATTTGctacaattattattattattatcattattattattattgttattattattattattattattattattattatttctgttgATTTGTTGTCTTAATTGCAGAATTAAGTAGCAATTTGTTATGCTGAAGTAAAATTATGACTTTTCTTCCACAGGGATGTGTTCTCTACCTTTGTGTGCCTACCGGATCAGTTACCTCTTGGTCCAAAGTCCAAAAAGTTGGTATGAGGCACAGAGCTACTGCAGAGAGAAATGCATCGACCTGCTCACCTTCGACAGCATGAAACAGATAGAAACGATCCTTAATTTTGTTGAGGACAAATACGATGATGCTGTGTGGTTTGGGCTTTGGAAAGGCCAAACTCAGAGATGGCACTGGTCTATGCCAAGTAAAGATTTCTACAATTATTTGCCTTGGGGCTCCAAAACAAATTATAACTGTGGTACATATAAAAATGGGAGTTTGTCTTCAGACCCCTGTCATTACACCAAAAATTCAATATGCTTTGACGGTAAGAGAGTGCCACATATGCAACATATTCCACTTTAACACAgacccagacacacacaaacacacaccatgACCAATAATAACAAccgcaacaacaaaaacaatttatCAGAAGTAATGCAAATTTTAACTGCTCTCCCAGGGTGGGGAAGATTTCTGCAcatcaaatacatttaaagatCTCTTCCAACAGTGTTTATAGGACATTCAAATTCTGCTTTGAATTACAGTTTGAAATGTTCCTTGTCATTTATTCATTGTCATTGTCATGTCATTTAAAGAGGTGCACATTTAAAGCGTGAATCTTAAATACAGACTCAATATGcaactatttctttgttttcaaacaTCATCTTTAGTGTTTAGTGCTTAGGTATAGataaagcactgtgtgtgtgagacttcacACTaagtgattttctttctttttttgtttgcttttctgtttATAGAAAACAAGAAAGGTGCTGAGCAGTACATTCTCACTTCAGCAAGAATGGGTTGGACTGAGGCTCAGGACTACTGCAGAACCAACCACACAGACCTGACCAGTGTGAGGAATGATGCAGAGCATCAGACAATTCAGAGTCTAGCTAATGGCACGGACGTTTGGATTGGACTCTTCAGAGACCCCTGGGAGTGGTCTGACCTTAGTAACTCCTCGCTGAGATACTGGCCAGTAGAGCAGAAAATTTGGAATGAAGGAAGTGAGAGCTGCGGTGCCTTGTTGAAGAATGAATCTGGTAAATGGGGACAACTGCCATGTTCTGATAGATACCCATTCTTGTGTACCTGTAAGGTCAAAGGTAGGTACTTAATTTACagcatttcatattttttttactgtgtaaaTATCTGAACTGAAAACATAGAAGTGAGAAATGAACAGTTATCTgcttatgtgtgtttctttccacTTGTAATAGAAACCACAGTCAAAGTGATCAAAGTGAGAATCAGCCTGCAAGACTCTGGGCTGGATCTAAATAACCCTACTGTACAAGACAACATCCTGAAGCAAGTAAGTCTTGCAGATCTTTATTTTAAGTGTGCTGCCTCGTACAGTCTGTTCAGAGAATAAGAAAATACAATATTAATGacctacttaaaaaaaacactttcctgatcCTTGATGTCACAGATGCTAAGTTCTACAGACTAAAGATATTGAGGAATGATCAAAAGTTGTATCTAAATCTACAGCCCTGACAACGAGAACCCTAAAAAACAGGACATCCTTTATAATATCTGGGAATAAACCAGGTCAAAACTCACTTCTTTAATGATGATTTACTTGCTATTGTTGTTATTTGGCACAATGGCAAGTTAAATAGTTGATCACAGAAAATTTGGACATGGAATGTATCTATAAGATCTGAAGATCATATtatgtatttttgctttttgttgtttttgttcttttagaACATTTTGTGTAAGATGCCAGATCTAAACTGTtcttggttttttgttttttttgtttttttctgttttctagcTGATGGCTGCAACTGGGGCTAACAATTTAAAACTGAAGTGGAGAAAGCAACCCAGTGGAAAGGTTTTTGTCAAAGAGATTCCCTAAAGCAGCAGAGAGTGCAACACCAGTTTGCTGATTTATTGATTGGTTTGATTTGATGATTTTGCCACACATACAGCAGTATGCTGAATCCAAGTAACAATAGAGccagagtagaaccataacataCGAGTATCAAACAAATAATCCAATCTGACACTTTTCCCAGGGTTAATACATCAACAATCTTACTTAATTTACATAAGTCACACAGGTATCCAGGTCTGCCAACTTCACAGACTAGTGGAAGGATTTCTGTTTGGAACTCTGTAAATAAAGAGCTCCTCTTCCTGATAAGTTTGGAGTAACACACAGTTCATGACTGCAGTTTTGCTTAAATTGAATGTAAATTTGTAATTTTGGCTTTCATGATATTTCAGTGATTCTTCTTTTGCTAGCTtacaaataattattatttatgtatttattattttcagtttaattaACATCTTATAGCTTTATAAATTGTTATATCTTTTatcttatttatataaaaaagacACATGCACCATAAGTAAAACCTCCAAGATCTTTACATACAGTTGGTCTCCCTGCCAAATCTAACcatcttcattttcagagttccTAAAAGTCTCTGattaataataagaaaaaaatataagaaCAATAAGAAGAAACTCTAACTATGTGAACTGATGTGTATATTACAATGTAAAATCTTTAAAGGCCATTGTCCGGATTACCTTTATTACTTCAAAAAACAGAAtgttttttggtgtgttttctttttaggaaCCGTAAAGACAACTGAAGTATTTCTATGCTTCCATAAGACACAatcagtggttttatttataggaAGTATGTATAGAATTCCTTCTCTAgcaaagatttaatttgttagCAAAAGTCCTTTACAATTATTATAACATTAACAAATTTTGCAACAACACATTTACACCTATTTACAGTTACGGTCACgagtaaatatataaaatctgTACAATCAGGAAGCCACAAGAagttttattgtgtgtgtgtatatgtgtgtgcattgCCTGGTGTTATGTAACATACTTATCCCtgtgtaaaataaacaaaaaaaattgaaaataaaaataaacaagacaaAATTTGTCTCTAAATTTTATTGTATCGTTTTGAAAAATGCCTGAACTCTTTGTAAGTATTTGGACTCAAATTTATTCATATTCATTTCATTCCTAAATACCATATCAGTGTTTTGAAAACTGGAAACAGCGTCTGCAGACACAACTTCACCCactgcttcctgcagaagttctctgatgactcggCAATactcggcctcatcactgatggggacgacagggagtacagagaactgacccagggttttgtggactggtgcgagcagaactacctccagatcaatactaataaaaccaaggagctggtggtagacttccgcatgtagaaacatcctccactgcaaccactaaaCATttaaggtatggacattgagactgtggacagctacaggtaccttggtgttcatctgaacaataaactggactggactcataattcaaaTGCCCTCTACAGAAAaaggcagagcaggctgtacctgctgcggagactcaggtcttttggagtgaaggacccactcctgaagacgttttatgactctgtggtggcctcagccatcttttattgtgtggtctgctgggaggGCAggatctctgctggggacaggaatagactgaacaggctgatccggagggccagctctgttctaggatgccctctggacccagttgAGGTGGTGTGTGACAGGAGagtggtggctaagctgtcatccctgttggacaacagcactgagcagctctttcagtggcaggctgcggcacccacggtgtgggacccactgctgtcagactccacaacaaagacttcaactgaccaaacacacacatccacacatgtgcaatagcaataacactaagtgcaatactctttcTGCCATCGTTGTGTTATACTCAATTGTATATAGCAtctgtattctattttattctattgtatatagtattttattttattttattctattctattgtgtacagttgtgtacagtatcttgtttttatcttattccactgtttttctaattttcctacgtaactttgcactgtccactttctgctgtaacaaaacaaatttcaaacgtgtgggactaataaagcttatcttatcttatcttatttggGGCTCTTTACCCATCCTTAACCAAACTTCGTTCCATCTAAGTTTAACCAAACCTACCTAACCTACCATAGCACTGTCACATTTTTATGGGGTCAAATAAACATCAAACTCTTATTAAAAGCCAGCTATACTAATTTatttgggttatttttagaagaGAAAGTGTTTTGTACAATTCAGTGCAAtccacaaaataataaaaataaaattataaattctGCTCATTTATGCGCTTGATGACAATGAAACCTTGAACTTACTTCAGCATATGTTTTAAATCAATGTTTTTGACCAAACGTTGATGAATCATTCAAAATGTATTTCAACCTAGCATATTTGCCATTAACATGACTGTGGTTGCTCTGGGGGTCGAGCTACATTAATTTTACTTTCCACTTTGTAGTAGAATTTCaaggaaatgaaaaacattgaacaCTGGCACAAGGATTACCCTAGAAAACTAAAATGCCTACAGATGTTGACTTTCTGAGATCTTCTTAAAAAACTTTTGCATCACGAGTTCATGCACCATAAACCTCACTACATCAGTAAACACAtacataataaattaaaaattgcattaaaataaaataacttacATAACAAAGTAGGTCTCCTGTCTTTAGTATCTTTATTCTCACTATTTTGTGATAGATCATTACAAGAACATTAATCTGAAGAGTGGGTGATCTAAGCAGGGTGGAGAATTTCACATCTCAGACAAACAACTCTGCCTCAGCACTTTATCACCTCCAAAATAATCTATTAAATCTCTACCAAAGAAATAAGCAAATCTCTCAGTACTTCCCGAAAAAGAGCTAGGATGTGCCAGGTTTTCTCCTGAATCTCTTTGCATATTAATGTCACAAACCCAAATTCAGACAGCAGAGTTTGCATGTACTCAGGCTTCAATCTCTTCAGAggaaattacatttatttactttcattCCAGCAGTCTAGCTCCACTTGCCTAAATGTGATCATTAGATTTTAAGACAATATTATTTAATGATCAATATACTACATATAAAGTGAAGTACAAAGGAAATTCTTATTTAAACAGAACAATTCAGTGAAATAGTTCTCGGTACAATCAGACAGAATCTTTGTGGAATTGTTTTGGATCAGTGCCATCTGTTTTCAAATGCCCTTCCTATTATTCGTGTCATTGGTGATCCTTGGAGAATTAATTTACAATATACATAGAGTCAATGGATTAAAGGCTATATGAATGAAATTTTGGTCAACTCAGACACCTCATAGCAAAACCTGccttttttgtgtgatttttaacTATTAAGCTtatggattattattattattattattattattattattattattattatcattggcTTATTGTTATTGGTTTATATTTAAACACTGATTCCCTgatgtattttgttttacttctctttttctgttttctttttaatcacagTACtttcttttgtgtaattttgaCTTTGTTGAActcttttgtcttattttttttatgtcattgaACTACagtctgtatttttattattttaaattgagTAAGTCCCAAATACACATTTGTAAGGCATTATTTTAATCTTGAAAATACACAGTGcattaaataaatgtaacattaaataaatgcaacattATACTCAAAATACTAAATTGATTAAAAGGTTAAACAAgggtatttttttaattcatataCCCTAAACAAAGGACAAATCTAATAACTGGTTGCTGCATTCCAAAAGTTCCCCTGTGTAATATGCCTGTGatgcagtggcggtcctagcctgtttggcgccctgggcgaacactccctctgacgccccccctccaccacacacacacacacacacaaaacatattaaggatcgtacattaacataaaactgttgtccacacacacatatgaagacagagagagtatgcatagtatgcaaacggctaccaaacagacatcataattcttcatacaatgagaacaggacaaatcaacaactgacaatgactaattaatattaaaatctgtaacataatgtattgtttggagtttaatcTGTtagtgttactatttttaccatttcttcttggagcagctGTAACACACGTAATTTCCTTAggaattaataaagtattctgattctgactgtttcaggatgacctgccattatccaatgacacatctgcttacctgtatcttttgctcgtttctcctcctcttcttttctattttttctaaactgagcacctgatggctttgaacttttcttgtccatcttccattggttttaattttgcactccagtatgaacacccgtccttcaacccgaggatcaccacaacatatcctaacagacctacaccgtagttcacagattcactttgtctagggtgcatttctgagatttcacacaacccaggattcaaatcatgaatacataacagacttggatttacaacattaggaatgaaatgtgctcgatttggaagcagccggggctcctcccctttcgacgggttatgtgtgagactttaaatcatcaaactgtaaattttgaattgtcattgatccctttaccccgagtcctaaagtctatatttattttcttactcttcttatatttattgtttgtttacttgcactgctgtaactggagcctcgtcgtctcgtctctctatatactggactgtatgtagcggagatgacaataaagtttactttgacttcagcagcgagcaggcgcaccgagggctcccgcgctcacttttcgtgtatagaattttgaaaaaacatcggtgcaaattataagtctgtatcataatgtctggtgttttcgtgtttgttattttgttttattttgctagttggttattagatgccgctccagtcagccagagaatcccccgccgccccgccctctcctctctgcgccgcaagcagcaggcgcaccacgcaaacggagggcgcccttactcccagcaaatgggcgatagaaaactgATCGATGCctgtgccattcccaatatgcgctggctgccgtaggggcagcatgagtacgagcgttttttttctttttttgccgatgcccgtgatgccgccccccatcacgatgccgccccgggcaaccgcccgtgtcgcccgtatctaaaaccgctactgctgtGATGCCTGTGATCTTATGCATGTGTGCAACTTGTTTCACAGTTTCTACAATTTATCTAATATAATCTAAtcgacattaaaaaaaaagctcaccttgcgtttaaataaaataaataaataaaaagttacgaaataaagacaaaaaataagcTACAAAAGGTATTACTTTTCAGATAGACACACAGGGAAAATTTAAGCCTGACGATACCGCTTCCAAGCTTTTGACATGTGGTCCACTAATGCGATTTAGCTCTGAATGAACTTTCTAGACTTCCGTGGAACTGATCAGCTTTTTTAAAGGGGGGTTAACTCTTGTACGCCAATGTTGTGACAGACAGTGAGATAATGTAACATTATATCTAATCCTCATATTTCTTAGAGTTTTTTGTTGCATTGTTATAAAAAGTCAAAAAGTCCAGACGGTGGATTAAACGTTGACGTATTTTTGACTGTGACCCATATCCTCCCTACTCGGGGTTGGCAGTGGTACATTCCAGATGACAGCTCGTTCTGAGCTAGCTTTCATGCCTGAGCGTCAGCAGCATACTGTTGGAGCCACAGATAGAGTAGAGTTAATTCATAACTTGGTGGTTTATTTGTGCCATAATTGTCTCATTTGAAACATATATTGACCAGAATGTCTGCTCCAAAGAAGGGAGACTTGTCACCAAGTGAAAAGGAGCTGTTTGAGGTTATTACTGCAGGTAAGCCGGCTAACGCTAATCCCTGAAAACATCATACAGCAGTTGGCTCCTGTTCGTATGAGAAAATATGACTGAATTAAATAACTGACACACACGTAAAGCCGTGATGCATGTTTGCAACTCCTTTATTAATAGCAGTTCACTTTAAAATTAGCTGTGGCAAAGCTTGTGAATAACTGGTGTTAGCTCAAAGCTAATCATTCGGGCTAAAATGTAGTCCCACCTCAGTAATGGCAACTTACAGGATAACATGAGTTTTAAACGTGATCTAAGTGGACCGAACTACATGGCAGATGATAGTGCAGCATATAAAGTGCACTATAGGAGCCTAATTTAGTACAAAGTATTTGAATTTAATTTATGCAGCTGCATAACTGGCTGTAAACCGTAGTGTTGTGTGTACTGAAATAATActgagggtttttttgtctttaggaAACGTTCAAGAGGCCTCAAGGTTGCTGGGCTGTAAGGATGTTCGAGTCAACTGTTTGGATGAGGTAAAAGAGCATTTCTGATCTCAATatcgagaaaaaaaaaacatgcacatgtAACAAAGCACGTTATCTGTCTCGTCTCTTTTGCGTATTACATCTAATGTTCACCTGAAATGATAATTTTTAATTAGGTTTAATTTATAGTAACAGCGTATGCACTGTTAATTCTTTTCTGAGTACAAAAACTACGTCTGGAGTTACAAATTGACAAGTTACAGGACATTTTTCAAAAGCTCTTCTCTACCTTGTCTACAAGGTGAGGGGGGGCGAGGTTATTATTTCTTGTCTCTTATCCTTTTGACAAAAATAGCATTCATCTCTAATTATTATATAATCATCAGGCCAAAATGTTCAAATGGTAAAATAATAAGTACAGACACTAGCTGTGATTTCTCCTAAAAAGTAAGTCTTTTCATTTCAGGACtgcagtttatttgttttaaggAGTACACATGATGAGCTATTTGAGAGAAGCTTAAACACATGTATTGCTGAATAATTGGACCAATTATAAGGTACCACTTGGAAGGGCTTTAGGGGAAGTTTTTTCTTGTCCACCTGTCAGAACCAGATGGTTGTAGTTTGATGTTTTTTAACTTCACGGTACCTGTAGCAGCTGGTGAAGGTAAATGGAGATggacaataaaaacaagcattttTAACTCTGTTTAGTAGCAATTGTAataactgtttgtttgttttttaaatttatgaatTATGACTTTTTTTCGGTAAATATTTACTTATTTCTGATCTTTGCTTATATTGGCAGTTTTTCTCAACTTTTTTGTCTCATCCACAGTATGGGATGACTCCTCTCATGCACGCCGCTTACAAGGGAAAAGCAGACATGTGCAAGTTGTTGCTGCAGCACGGTGCAGATGTGAATTGTAATGAGCATGAGCACGGATACACAGCGCTGATGTTTGCTGGCCTGTCAGGTAAAACCTTTAGCATTTTGGTGTTAATCGTTCCAACAGCATCACTGAAGAATCAGTTGTTTTTTATGAAGTGTTGTGACTTTCCTCCTTTTGTGCCTGTAGGAAAGACTGATATCACATGGATGATGCTGGACGCAGGGGCAGAAACGGACGTAGTTAACTCTGTTGGAAGGACTGCTGCACAGATGGCAGCTTTTGTTGGTACGTTTGAAGTAATGGTTCAGTTTCAGGTCTCAGTGGTCTACACACAACGACAAAAAGAcggagacaaaacatttttagtcagaaaaaaacattatagtaatatttttttcttccttttgtctGGAAGAAAAAAGCTAGAGCTTGGCATtagcttcagtttttttttcttatttatttatttttctttttaataacatCCCTTACCTACATGACCTACATTAGATACATATTATTGGAGCTGACTGATCTTGGGTATGatcacagtttttttgtttgtttgtttgttttgttatatcACTTCAGGTTTTGCTAACTGGTACATTCCACCATCAGTGGCCTCCATACACACTGAAGAAGTCTTAGAGTTGCCTTTAGTTTTAAGTTCTGTCTGACTGGTTGTACATTTgctaaaacaaatgaacaaactcCTTTGTTCTCTCTTTAGGGCAACATGATTGTGTCACAGTGATCAACAACTTCTTCTCTCGTGCCAGACTGGATTACTACACTAAGCCTCAGGGTTTGGAGAAGGAACCCAAGCTACCAGCCAAACTTGCTGGACCTTTGCATAAGGTCATCATGAGCACCAACCTGAACCCTGTCAAGGTAAAGCTTCACTGATTTCTGAAAGCTcatgatataaaaatatataattgatGCAGCTGTTGTTATTACCCACTGGTACAGATTAAAGTGCTGcagtcttttatttattcatttgcaAATATTACTCTGATTTTTTCTGGTTATGGGCATTGTGCAGCAAACTTTCAAATACATTTTGTCACCAAGCAATGGGGTATAGTAAAAACAGTCAGTTACTGGTTTAGCTCTGATTGACTGGTCAGCAGCCGGGATGTCCTATGGTGCACTTGGAGATGTAAACGGAATAGAAAATCAGATTTTCACATTGCAAATTATGGGCAAAGACATTAAatataaactgcatttctttcACTAAgtaatttcttttacttttccTGTTTTCCAGATGGTGATGCTGATAAAGGAGAATCCTTTACTGGCGGAGGTGGAGGCTCTGGACAAATGTCGCCGTGTGATGGAGCTCATCTGCGAGAAGTGCATCAAACAGCAGGACATGAATGAGGTGTTGGCCATGAAAATGCACTacatcagctgtgtgctggGAAAATGTGCCTCCTTCCTCAAAGACCGTGAGGACAAGCTGGATGGTCTCCTTAAGAGGTGTGTGAtctaaaaattatttttgttagacctaagatttttttttttatgtgtgttaaataaatgtaaaggtAACACATATTAGAATGTGTccttaatttcattttttgaaTGCTTCTAAAGCAGCTTTTCGTGGTACGgcatttgtttttgtcagtgttGACCAACATGGACTGTAACAACACTGATGGTTATTGTACCCAATCTTACACCCAAGCCTGATCCTCAGTGGAGCTCTGTCTGCTAATTAATTTTGATTTTAGATTCCAAAACACAGTGAATTAACTCTGAAAT
This sequence is a window from Oreochromis aureus strain Israel breed Guangdong linkage group 11, ZZ_aureus, whole genome shotgun sequence. Protein-coding genes within it:
- the ankmy2a gene encoding ankyrin repeat and MYND domain-containing protein 2a is translated as MSAPKKGDLSPSEKELFEVITAGNVQEASRLLGCKDVRVNCLDEYGMTPLMHAAYKGKADMCKLLLQHGADVNCNEHEHGYTALMFAGLSGKTDITWMMLDAGAETDVVNSVGRTAAQMAAFVGQHDCVTVINNFFSRARLDYYTKPQGLEKEPKLPAKLAGPLHKVIMSTNLNPVKMVMLIKENPLLAEVEALDKCRRVMELICEKCIKQQDMNEVLAMKMHYISCVLGKCASFLKDREDKLDGLLKSLLKGRDSDGFPVYQEKFIRECIRKFPYCDATLLQQLVRSIAPVEIGNDPTALSVLTQAITGQVGFMDAEFCTTCGEKGAEKRCSICKMVIYCDQACQKMHWFTHKKICKKLQEQREKQEAEAAKLRMQQNKEESKAVQDATDSMQELSVETSSEVTPSNTAAETETSDPASTPAADN